From one Brachypodium distachyon strain Bd21 chromosome 4, Brachypodium_distachyon_v3.0, whole genome shotgun sequence genomic stretch:
- the LOC100822681 gene encoding uncharacterized protein LOC100822681 isoform X1, giving the protein MCCGSCCSRDMPAKQQCRATIEVKVQLSEVENHINMLLEEMACHQRTASLPSKPHSTEAKVEEELQGLRVSISSPSATIGTMRDGLARLGDIYNCIGEIMSLPSSQVGLSLPQNKKMVEEELGRSLVLIDLCNSMQESLAGLKMSTQELQLVLKRGDAAVVQLKIESFIRLAKQAQKPFKKTISRTTSEGCRLVLLLTEAREVAICLLESTSQMLPKQFASSKGSKWSLVSKRIQKTKVVCKEEQLQALEQSMGGLENSAELLFRRLIQSRVSLLNILSS; this is encoded by the exons ATGTGTTGTGGCTCATGCTGCAGCAGAGACATGCCAGCAAAGCAACAGTGCCGCGCGACTATAGAGGTGAAGGTGCAACTGTCAGAAGTTGAAAACCACATTAACATGCTGTTGGAAG AAATGGCTTGCCATCAGAGAACTGCAAGTTTGCCCTCTAAGCCCCACTCCACTGAGGCTAAAGTGGAAGAAGAGCTACAGGGCCTACGTGTGTCCATCTCTTCACCTTCCGCGACCATCGGCACGATGCGTGATGGTTTGGCGAGGCTCGGAGACATCTACAACTGCATAGGGGAGATCATGAGCTTACCCAGCAGCCAAGTTGGCCTCTCCCTGccccaaaacaagaaaatggTGGAAGAAGAATTGGGGCGGTCCCTCGTGCTCATTGATCTCTGCAACTCCATGCAAGAGAGTCTAGCAGGGCTGAAGATGAGTACCCAGGAGCTACAACTTGTCCTCAAGAGAGGAGATGCAGCTGTTGTCCAGCTCAAGATCGAGTCCTTCATTCGTCTCGCGAAGCAGGCGCAAAAGCCGTTCAAGAAGACCATCAGCAGAACAACTTCTGAAGGATGCAGGCTGGTCTTGCTGCTGACAGAAGCCAGAGAGGTAGCTATCTGTCTGCTTGAGTCCACGTCGCAAATGTTGCCGAAGCAGTTTGCCAGCAGCAAAGGAAGCAAATGGTCACTTGTCTCCAAGAGGATCCAGAAAACAAAGGTTGTCTGCAAGGAGGAACAGTTGCAAGCACTAGAGCAAAGCATGGGAGGTCTTGAGAACAGTGCCGAGTTGCTGTTCAGGAGATTGATCCAAAGCAGGGTTTCGCTCCTGAACATTCTTAGCTCGTAG
- the LOC100822681 gene encoding uncharacterized protein LOC100822681 isoform X2 — translation MFLIRDMPAKQQCRATIEVKVQLSEVENHINMLLEEMACHQRTASLPSKPHSTEAKVEEELQGLRVSISSPSATIGTMRDGLARLGDIYNCIGEIMSLPSSQVGLSLPQNKKMVEEELGRSLVLIDLCNSMQESLAGLKMSTQELQLVLKRGDAAVVQLKIESFIRLAKQAQKPFKKTISRTTSEGCRLVLLLTEAREVAICLLESTSQMLPKQFASSKGSKWSLVSKRIQKTKVVCKEEQLQALEQSMGGLENSAELLFRRLIQSRVSLLNILSS, via the exons CAGAGACATGCCAGCAAAGCAACAGTGCCGCGCGACTATAGAGGTGAAGGTGCAACTGTCAGAAGTTGAAAACCACATTAACATGCTGTTGGAAG AAATGGCTTGCCATCAGAGAACTGCAAGTTTGCCCTCTAAGCCCCACTCCACTGAGGCTAAAGTGGAAGAAGAGCTACAGGGCCTACGTGTGTCCATCTCTTCACCTTCCGCGACCATCGGCACGATGCGTGATGGTTTGGCGAGGCTCGGAGACATCTACAACTGCATAGGGGAGATCATGAGCTTACCCAGCAGCCAAGTTGGCCTCTCCCTGccccaaaacaagaaaatggTGGAAGAAGAATTGGGGCGGTCCCTCGTGCTCATTGATCTCTGCAACTCCATGCAAGAGAGTCTAGCAGGGCTGAAGATGAGTACCCAGGAGCTACAACTTGTCCTCAAGAGAGGAGATGCAGCTGTTGTCCAGCTCAAGATCGAGTCCTTCATTCGTCTCGCGAAGCAGGCGCAAAAGCCGTTCAAGAAGACCATCAGCAGAACAACTTCTGAAGGATGCAGGCTGGTCTTGCTGCTGACAGAAGCCAGAGAGGTAGCTATCTGTCTGCTTGAGTCCACGTCGCAAATGTTGCCGAAGCAGTTTGCCAGCAGCAAAGGAAGCAAATGGTCACTTGTCTCCAAGAGGATCCAGAAAACAAAGGTTGTCTGCAAGGAGGAACAGTTGCAAGCACTAGAGCAAAGCATGGGAGGTCTTGAGAACAGTGCCGAGTTGCTGTTCAGGAGATTGATCCAAAGCAGGGTTTCGCTCCTGAACATTCTTAGCTCGTAG
- the LOC100822681 gene encoding uncharacterized protein LOC100822681 isoform X3 — translation MPAKQQCRATIEVKVQLSEVENHINMLLEEMACHQRTASLPSKPHSTEAKVEEELQGLRVSISSPSATIGTMRDGLARLGDIYNCIGEIMSLPSSQVGLSLPQNKKMVEEELGRSLVLIDLCNSMQESLAGLKMSTQELQLVLKRGDAAVVQLKIESFIRLAKQAQKPFKKTISRTTSEGCRLVLLLTEAREVAICLLESTSQMLPKQFASSKGSKWSLVSKRIQKTKVVCKEEQLQALEQSMGGLENSAELLFRRLIQSRVSLLNILSS, via the exons ATGCCAGCAAAGCAACAGTGCCGCGCGACTATAGAGGTGAAGGTGCAACTGTCAGAAGTTGAAAACCACATTAACATGCTGTTGGAAG AAATGGCTTGCCATCAGAGAACTGCAAGTTTGCCCTCTAAGCCCCACTCCACTGAGGCTAAAGTGGAAGAAGAGCTACAGGGCCTACGTGTGTCCATCTCTTCACCTTCCGCGACCATCGGCACGATGCGTGATGGTTTGGCGAGGCTCGGAGACATCTACAACTGCATAGGGGAGATCATGAGCTTACCCAGCAGCCAAGTTGGCCTCTCCCTGccccaaaacaagaaaatggTGGAAGAAGAATTGGGGCGGTCCCTCGTGCTCATTGATCTCTGCAACTCCATGCAAGAGAGTCTAGCAGGGCTGAAGATGAGTACCCAGGAGCTACAACTTGTCCTCAAGAGAGGAGATGCAGCTGTTGTCCAGCTCAAGATCGAGTCCTTCATTCGTCTCGCGAAGCAGGCGCAAAAGCCGTTCAAGAAGACCATCAGCAGAACAACTTCTGAAGGATGCAGGCTGGTCTTGCTGCTGACAGAAGCCAGAGAGGTAGCTATCTGTCTGCTTGAGTCCACGTCGCAAATGTTGCCGAAGCAGTTTGCCAGCAGCAAAGGAAGCAAATGGTCACTTGTCTCCAAGAGGATCCAGAAAACAAAGGTTGTCTGCAAGGAGGAACAGTTGCAAGCACTAGAGCAAAGCATGGGAGGTCTTGAGAACAGTGCCGAGTTGCTGTTCAGGAGATTGATCCAAAGCAGGGTTTCGCTCCTGAACATTCTTAGCTCGTAG
- the LOC100822681 gene encoding uncharacterized protein LOC100822681 isoform X5, producing the protein MACHQRTASLPSKPHSTEAKVEEELQGLRVSISSPSATIGTMRDGLARLGDIYNCIGEIMSLPSSQVGLSLPQNKKMVEEELGRSLVLIDLCNSMQESLAGLKMSTQELQLVLKRGDAAVVQLKIESFIRLAKQAQKPFKKTISRTTSEGCRLVLLLTEAREVAICLLESTSQMLPKQFASSKGSKWSLVSKRIQKTKVVCKEEQLQALEQSMGGLENSAELLFRRLIQSRVSLLNILSS; encoded by the coding sequence ATGGCTTGCCATCAGAGAACTGCAAGTTTGCCCTCTAAGCCCCACTCCACTGAGGCTAAAGTGGAAGAAGAGCTACAGGGCCTACGTGTGTCCATCTCTTCACCTTCCGCGACCATCGGCACGATGCGTGATGGTTTGGCGAGGCTCGGAGACATCTACAACTGCATAGGGGAGATCATGAGCTTACCCAGCAGCCAAGTTGGCCTCTCCCTGccccaaaacaagaaaatggTGGAAGAAGAATTGGGGCGGTCCCTCGTGCTCATTGATCTCTGCAACTCCATGCAAGAGAGTCTAGCAGGGCTGAAGATGAGTACCCAGGAGCTACAACTTGTCCTCAAGAGAGGAGATGCAGCTGTTGTCCAGCTCAAGATCGAGTCCTTCATTCGTCTCGCGAAGCAGGCGCAAAAGCCGTTCAAGAAGACCATCAGCAGAACAACTTCTGAAGGATGCAGGCTGGTCTTGCTGCTGACAGAAGCCAGAGAGGTAGCTATCTGTCTGCTTGAGTCCACGTCGCAAATGTTGCCGAAGCAGTTTGCCAGCAGCAAAGGAAGCAAATGGTCACTTGTCTCCAAGAGGATCCAGAAAACAAAGGTTGTCTGCAAGGAGGAACAGTTGCAAGCACTAGAGCAAAGCATGGGAGGTCTTGAGAACAGTGCCGAGTTGCTGTTCAGGAGATTGATCCAAAGCAGGGTTTCGCTCCTGAACATTCTTAGCTCGTAG